Proteins encoded within one genomic window of Desulfonatronospira thiodismutans ASO3-1:
- a CDS encoding pyridoxal phosphate-dependent aminotransferase, whose amino-acid sequence MSEASIAERCSGIKPFYVMEILERAKEMEKGGRDIIHLEIGEPDFDTPECVKEAAHEAMHKGCTHYTHSLGIPELRQAISRHYQNNYSVQVDPDRILVTSGTSPAMLLLFSTLLHPGDGVILPDPHYACYPSFICFAGGRQIKIPTSREDGFQLHPDKVRKHLSRDVKAIFINSPSNPTGNLLTDQVLQELAELGPWMVSDEIYHGLVYEGRERSILEFTDRAFVLNGFSKLYAMTGWRLGYLIAPEPFVRTLQTLHQNFFISANSVAQWAAVAALEKARADVSHMKEVYNQRRKYMLERLKGMGFGIGAEPTGAFYILADAGFLSMNSYRLAFDILEKAGVGVTPGIDFGDCAEGHIRFSYANSLENIEKGMDRLQQYVNENS is encoded by the coding sequence ATGTCTGAAGCAAGCATTGCAGAGCGCTGTTCCGGGATAAAGCCGTTTTACGTCATGGAAATCCTGGAGCGGGCCAAGGAGATGGAAAAGGGCGGCAGGGATATAATTCACCTGGAGATTGGAGAGCCTGACTTCGATACCCCGGAATGTGTCAAAGAGGCAGCACATGAGGCCATGCACAAAGGCTGCACTCATTACACCCACAGCCTGGGCATCCCGGAACTCAGGCAGGCCATCAGCAGGCATTACCAGAACAATTACTCGGTGCAGGTGGATCCCGACAGAATCCTGGTTACTTCAGGGACATCCCCGGCCATGCTGCTGCTTTTTTCTACCCTGCTGCATCCAGGGGACGGAGTCATCCTGCCGGATCCCCACTATGCCTGCTATCCAAGCTTTATCTGTTTTGCAGGGGGCAGGCAGATAAAAATTCCCACCAGCCGGGAAGACGGGTTTCAACTGCATCCGGATAAGGTCAGAAAACATCTGAGCCGGGATGTCAAAGCCATATTTATAAATTCACCCTCAAACCCCACGGGCAATCTCCTGACGGATCAGGTCCTGCAGGAACTGGCAGAACTTGGTCCCTGGATGGTCTCGGACGAGATATATCACGGCCTGGTCTACGAAGGCAGGGAGAGAAGCATCCTGGAATTTACCGACAGGGCCTTTGTCCTGAACGGTTTTTCCAAGCTTTATGCCATGACCGGGTGGCGTCTGGGCTATCTCATTGCCCCGGAGCCTTTTGTCAGGACTTTGCAGACCCTGCATCAGAACTTTTTTATCTCCGCCAATTCCGTGGCCCAATGGGCAGCTGTGGCAGCACTGGAAAAGGCCCGGGCGGATGTCAGTCATATGAAAGAGGTCTACAATCAGAGACGAAAGTACATGCTGGAAAGACTGAAGGGTATGGGTTTCGGCATTGGAGCTGAACCCACCGGGGCCTTTTATATACTTGCCGATGCCGGTTTTTTGTCTATGAATTCCTACCGGCTGGCCTTTGATATCCTGGAAAAGGCCGGAGTGGGCGTTACCCCGGGAATTGATTTCGGCGACTGCGCTGAAGGCCATATCAGGTTTTCCTACGCCAACTCCCTGGAAAACATAGAGAAAGGCATGGACAGGCTGCAACAATATGTAAATGAAAATTCCTGA
- a CDS encoding response regulator transcription factor — protein MKKSKILVIEDEEDIQNLLHINLEAAGYRVFLTDNGYDGLKIAREEQPELIILDLMLPHMDGLEVCRRLKKDDKLKDIIVIMVTAKSEEMDRVVGFELGADDYVVKPFSIRELLLRIKAVLRREYRSDSGVERIWKHKGLEFDFEAMEFKVDGINVSLTATEMKLLQEMVQNEGRVLTRERLLNNVWGYEFEGYARTVDTHVRRLRAKLEPYSDLIQTARGLGYKFSTEKLQ, from the coding sequence ATGAAAAAAAGCAAGATCCTGGTCATAGAGGATGAAGAGGATATCCAGAACCTGCTGCACATAAATCTGGAAGCAGCAGGGTACAGGGTGTTTCTCACAGACAACGGCTATGACGGGCTTAAAATCGCCAGAGAAGAGCAGCCTGAACTGATCATCCTGGACCTGATGCTGCCGCACATGGACGGCCTGGAGGTCTGTCGCCGCCTGAAAAAGGATGACAAACTCAAGGACATCATAGTCATCATGGTCACGGCCAAGAGCGAAGAGATGGACCGGGTGGTGGGTTTTGAGCTGGGCGCTGACGATTACGTGGTCAAGCCGTTCAGCATCCGTGAGCTTCTTCTGCGCATCAAGGCGGTGCTGCGCCGGGAGTACAGGTCTGATTCCGGTGTGGAAAGGATCTGGAAACATAAAGGCCTGGAGTTTGACTTTGAGGCTATGGAGTTCAAGGTGGACGGTATTAATGTAAGCCTCACCGCTACGGAGATGAAGCTGCTCCAGGAAATGGTTCAAAACGAGGGCAGGGTGCTCACCAGGGAACGTCTTTTAAACAATGTCTGGGGCTACGAGTTTGAGGGGTACGCCCGTACGGTTGATACCCACGTACGCAGACTGCGGGCCAAGCTTGAACCCTACTCAGATTTGATTCAGACCGCCAGGGGGCTGGGATATAAATTCAGTACAGAAAAACTGCAGTAA
- the hisF gene encoding imidazole glycerol phosphate synthase subunit HisF — protein MKTVKIMPCLDMKEGRVVKGVNFVNITDAGDPMEHAAFYQRQGADELAILDISATQENRKTRLEWVRSVSSVISIPLTVGGGISSLDDIKMVLDAGADKVSMSSAAVKNPELIDQAAGECGSHRVTVALDGRRNPQMPSGFELVVSGGTRPVGRDAVAWARECQDRGAGCLLPTSMDGDGTKNGYDLEFTRAISDAVDLPVVASGGAGELEHFYQGVVDGGAQILLAASVFHYRTLSITEVKKYLQQKGLQVNL, from the coding sequence ATGAAAACAGTCAAGATTATGCCCTGCCTGGATATGAAGGAAGGCCGGGTAGTCAAGGGAGTAAACTTCGTAAACATAACCGATGCCGGAGATCCCATGGAGCATGCGGCCTTTTACCAGCGTCAGGGGGCGGATGAACTGGCCATCCTGGATATTTCCGCCACCCAGGAAAACAGAAAGACCCGGCTGGAGTGGGTACGCAGCGTATCCTCGGTGATAAGCATTCCCCTTACCGTGGGAGGAGGCATATCCTCCCTGGACGATATCAAGATGGTCCTGGATGCCGGGGCGGACAAGGTTTCCATGAGCAGCGCCGCGGTCAAAAACCCTGAACTTATAGATCAGGCGGCCGGAGAATGCGGATCTCACCGGGTCACCGTGGCCCTGGATGGCCGGCGCAACCCGCAGATGCCCTCCGGTTTTGAACTGGTAGTATCCGGAGGCACCAGACCCGTAGGCAGGGACGCAGTGGCCTGGGCCCGGGAATGCCAGGACCGCGGTGCAGGATGCCTTCTGCCCACCAGTATGGACGGAGACGGCACAAAAAACGGTTATGACCTGGAGTTTACCCGGGCCATATCTGATGCTGTTGATCTGCCTGTGGTGGCCTCCGGGGGAGCCGGGGAGCTGGAACATTTTTACCAGGGCGTTGTTGATGGCGGGGCGCAGATCCTGCTGGCGGCCTCAGTATTTCATTACCGCACCCTGAGCATCACCGAAGTCAAAAAGTATCTGCAGCAGAAGGGGCTGCAGGTAAACCTGTAA